The archaeon genome includes the window CAGCGAGGAGTCCATGGACTTCTGCAGTGATGGTGCGGCTCTGTCTACCTCTTTCCTGACTGTCTCTTGGGCATTCTCCACCGCCTCCTTCAGGACCTTGAGCGTCTCCTTGGCCTTCCTTGAGACCTTGTCTACGCTCACTTCCCTGACCGCCTCGAGTTTGCGCTGTCCATACCCCAGGAGTCTCACTCTCCGCACTTGAACCTACGGATTGAAACGGGCGTCACGGCGGTTCTCCAAGGTCTTGTAAGTCGTTTAAGAGAGGTCTTCAGACCTGTCCTTTACCAAGACATGCCAAACCGACCAGTAAAGAAGCTGGGTCAAGCCTTGACCCTCTCTGCCGCCCTGATTCTGCCTACAGCAGTTGCATTCAACGCGCTCTCGGCCGGGGCCGCGACGACGAGCCCATGCAGGAGCAACCCGCCAAAGTTTATCACCGTGACGACCACTGCTACGGCCTACCTGAACACGAGCATCAGCATTGTTTCGACCGTCTTCCTGACCAACTTCGTTTCAACGACCGAGACCACGACCCAGCCGCCGGTCACAGAGACGGTCCTCCTCACGACTGCGACTACTGAGACTCAGCCGGCGGTCACGACCACGGTCACTGGCTCGCTCGTGTATTCCAATTTATCCTCACTCAACGGAGGCTGTTCCCACTTGAAGGGAGACGTTGTTGTTGTCGCCTTTTTTCCCGGTCGCAGGCGAGGTAACCCCCAAAGTCTGTCCTTCAACACATTAGGCAAACCTAGACCGGTTCACTTGTAGGGCCCCTAACGTCTACGGAAGCTACAGTTGAAGTGGAGACAGGACTCGTAGGTAAGGGATTGGCGGGAACGCTCCCTTAGGCACAAGTCCCACGTTCGAGATGGCCACGTCAGGAACATCCAAAGAGACGCAGTCGGCCGCATTCCGAGAACCTATGTTTACGACTTTGACGGTGGGATTGAGCTAACCGTGGAAAACAAAGGAGACTCCAGCGCACCCCGTCCAAAGAGGGAATCACTCGCTATGGTTGGGGAGTACACGCCCCTGTTGGTGAGGATCCTGCCACTAGGTTCCCATGACACTCGTCAATCGAGTAGAAGTTGGCTGTGCCCAAGGAGCCCGCCCCAGAGGTGGTGTCTAAGTAGCCATAGGTTGAGTCCCCGTCCGCCGAATTCGCACTGAATGTGTTTCCAATCGATAACCCCTCGACCCAGAATCCATTGTCGAGGTTGCTCTTTGCTGTATTTCCGAAAACCTGACTCTGAGACGAAAAGTGGAAAAAGAAACCCTGCCTAACATTCTTCATGGCCGAATTACCACCCAGCGATGACGCATTGGAGAACCACATGTTGAAGCCGTCAATGCCATTGGCTTTCGCCACGTTTGTTAATGCTATGTTTGAGGCCGAGTACAGGAAATAGAAACCATGGTTTGAATTACCCAGCGCTGAGTTCTTGACGAGCGTATTGTTCGTGGACGAGTAAGCGAGCGTGATCCCTGATCTGAGGTTCTTGCTGGCAGTATTTCCCTTTAGATAGTTCGAATGCGAAGTATAGAGAGTTATACCTGAAAAGACATTCTTGGTGGCGCTGTTCCCCACTATGGCGTTGGACGACGAATTCAAGACTGCAATCCCGTTTACGCCGTTTGACTTTGCTGTATTCTTAGTTAGAAAGTTTCCCATTGAGTTAGTTAGGTTTAGACCCGAATGGCCATTCGAAGTTGCTGAGTTCTTGATTAGGCTGTTATCGTCGGCGTTTGCCAAGAGAAAGCCGTTTCCAGCGTTGTTGCTCGCAAGGTTATTCTTCAAGGAGTTCGTCGAGGCATGCCAGAGTTCGTAACCATTGAGCACATTCAGTCTGGCAAGATTGCCATTGAATGTGTTGTGTGATCCTATAATGAAGAAGCCCTCCTCACCCCCATTCGAAGCCGTGTTCCTTGTGACAGTAAAGTAGTCGCCAGCCAAAAAGAACCCGATGCCATTGGAATCGGCAGTGTTTTTGCTTAGGACAAAGCCATTTCCATTGAGGAATTCGAACCCGGCCCCGAGGGCAAAGGTCGCTTTGTTGGACGTGAAGTAGTTTCCCGAAAGTGATGAGCTCGAAGCTGATCCGTTGGAGAAGTAACGTTGTCCAGAAAAGTATCCAAAGAAGTTGTTGGTCGCCGTGTTCCCAATCAAGGAGTTGTATGATGAGTCGAGATAGACCCCGAACCAAAATGAGTAAATCTTACAGTTCCTAAGTGTAGTTCCATCATACCTGGAAAGGTTTACTCCGCTTGACAAGTACCCTTGGGTTCCCGTAATTGAGTGACCCTTACAGTCAACATTGGTGCTATCTTCCCCGATCTTGAGCCCGTCACCTGAACATGGCCCGATGTCGTCCGACAACACTATTGATCCTGAGACTGTCATTCCGCAAGTCAGGGCCGTTGCAACAACAGGAATTGTGCCACCTGCGACAGTTCCTGAGAGAAGCAGTATTGCCAGCGGAATCCTATAAGATAAGTTCGTAATTAGCCCAAAGAGCGTCGGCTCACATACCTAATAACTGTTCAACTCGTCGAAATCACCGAGAGTTGCTGGTACCCCTTTGACTCTCGACAATAATGAACCTATATGTCGAAGTAGAGATAGAACTCGTATGGGTGCGGCCTGGCTGAGACGGCCCTGTACGCCTCCATCTCCAGCTCCATCATGACCTCCACCAGGTCCTTGGGGAAGATCCCCTCGAGGAACCCAGAGTCGCTCTTGAGGCTCTCGACCGCCTCCTTGAGGCTCCCAGGGAGTTCGCCGACTTTCATCTCCCTCCTCTTTTCCGCCGTCAGCTTGTAGATGTCCTCGTCGACAGGGTCGCCGGGGTCGGTCTTCTTGCGCATCCCGTCCAGACCCGCCGCAGTTATTGCCGCGAAGGCCAGGTACGGGTTGCAAGACGGGTCCGGGGTCCTGAATTCGACCCTCTTCGCGCCCTCGGAACCCTTCTCGTAGGCCGGGATCCTGACGTTGGCAGACCTGTTCATCTTGCTCCAGGCGATGTAGACCGGGGCCTCGTACCCTGGCACGAGCCTGTGGTAGGAGTTAGTGGTCGGGTCCACGATCGCGCACAGAGCCCTGCTGTGCTCCATGATTCCTCCGATGTAGTATCTTGCCTGTTGGCTGATCTCCGCGTAGGCGTCGCCCGGGTCGAAGAAGGCGTTCCTTCCTCCCTTCCAGAGGCTCGAGTGTATGTGCATCCCGACCGCGTTGTCTCCGAAGATCGGCTTTGGCATCGTCGACGCGATGAGGCCCATCTTCGAGGCCACGTTCTTCGTTACGAACTTGTACGTCACGGCGCTGTCGGCCATGGTGACCAGCTCATCCCGGTACATGTCGATCTCGCACTGCCCAGCGGTCGCGACCTCGTGATGGTGAGCATTGCAGAGAACCCCGAAGCCCTCCCTCAGATAGTTGACGCAGACGCCCCGGAAGTCGCTCAGGGTGTCAATCGGCTGCGCAGGATAGTAACCGTCCTTGAATCGGATAGGGAAGTTGGTGCCCCTGGCTTCGTTGGCTGACTCCCTCGAGCTGATCTTGAACCCGGAGCTGAAGGGGTCGTTGGCCTCCCACGTCGCGCTGTCGAAGACGAAGAACTCTACCTCGGGGCCCCACAAGGAGTCGCTGAAGCCTGCCTCTCTGATCTTCGCTTCGGCTGTCTGTGCCACGTGCCTCGGGTCCCTGCTGAACCTTCCGGCCCCGTACCCCGAGCGCACATCACAGATGAGACGTGCGGTGCGCACGCTTTCGTCAATCCAAGGAACCATGCCGTAAGTCGAAGCGTCCGGGACGAGCAGCATGTCGGACTCGTGGATGTCGACGAATCCCCTTACGGAAGAGCCGTCCAGCTTGGCGACGCCTTCAGAGAAGATCTTCTCGTGGATCATCTCTGAGGGGATGCTCACGTGCCGGAGCCTCCCCGGGACGTCTGTGAACTGCAAATCGACGAACTTCACATCCTGCTTGTTCACCATCTCAAGGACGTCGGAGGGCGTGAAGGACCTCTTGACGAACTTCCCATCCTCTGTGATCTTGTATGTCAACATCCGACTTCTGTTTTCAAACAGATATAAGCCTCCCCCGTAGAAAGATGGACGTTGTCTCACCGCTTCGCTCATTCGCTGGACAAAGGTGCAGTTGCTTCCCGGGCCGCCGTGGGCAAATCTGGACGATTGAGCACCGACGAGCTCGACCTCAAGATAGTTAGGGCCCTGATGGCCAACGCGAGGCTGTCATACAGAGAGCTCGCGCACGAACTGAGTGTGTCGCCCACGACGGTCATCTCTCGCGTGGAGAAATTGCAGAACTTGGGGGTCATCAGGGGGTACTCGGCAAACATCGACTTTGAGAAGCTGGGGTACGAGCTCACTGCAGTCACAGAGATCCTTGTTTCGAAGGGGAAGCTGCTTGAAATGGAGAGAGAAATTGCAAAGCTTCCTGGAGTCTGTGCGGTCTATGACGTGACCGGGGAGATCGACGGCATCGTGGTCGTGAAGTTCAAGGAGAGGGAGGAGTTGAGCGTGTTCACAAAGGGCCTCCTGACGATGCCCTTCGTCGAGAGGGCGAACACCCACCTCGTGTTGACCACTGTTAGGGAAGACTTCCGCGTCAAGGTCTAGGCTTAAATGTGCGGCTCGCCCGAAACGGCTCTCCTGAGATGGCACGCATCAAGGTGAGGCTCGGCAGTTCAGAGGCTGAGGTCGAGGCCGACCCCGAGCAGCTCAAGGACGTCATCGACCTGATCCCCGTCATGATTTCCAAGCTCCCGACAGAGGCCCAGCCTCCTCTGGGTGGGCCGCAGCGGAAGCAGGCAGACCTCGCGCCGATGACTGATGCGGCATCTCAAGAGGACATGCCTTCGGTCGCGCTCGACAAGAGTGACTCTCTCTCGGACGTGATCGAGAAGTTCTTCTCAGACCCATGGGGTCGCGAGAAGAGGAAGCTCTCGGACGTTAGGGAGGTCCTTCAATCCTACGGTCTGAACTATCCAAAACAGTCCGTAGCGGTCGCTCTCCTGCGCCTCGCCAAAGCCACGAAGATAAGGCGGTTCAAGGCGGCAGACGGTGAGTTCGTCTACACCTCGTCCGGAGTCTCCCGCCTCTCGACCCCAGGAATCATCGCGGGTCCCGGCGAAATAGTAGTGCCTCGCACAAACTAATTTAACCCCACCCGGCTCGGCGCATCGAGGTCCTAGCTCACTATGTCCACCGAGAGAGAGCTCTCCGTAGTCGTCGTTTACGGCGACTCCAGGCTCGAGTTCAAGGGCTCTCCCGAGGTCGTCATGAGGTCGCTTCACGAGTTCGTCTCAAAGGAGATACCCAACATGGACCTCGCAGGGGCGATCACCGTCAACCACTCGCTTAACGACCTGGTGCTGATGTTCAAGGACTTCGTGAGGGTCACTCCCGAGGGGCCGCGAGTCTGGTCCCAGGACAGGAAGCTGAGCGACAGGGACACGATCCTTCTCCAGCTCGTGGCCTCTAGGATCGCGAGCCTCAGCGGCAAGGTGAGCTCAGACGCGATGAGCGTAGGCGAGATAGAGGCTGCGACCGGACTCTATGCGAAGACCATAAGCTCAAGGCTCAGCGAGCTCACGAAGACCGCCTTGGTTGAGAGAATCAGCTCAGACTCGGGAGGGAAGTACAGGATTGCAACCCTCGGCACCTATAGGCTCGCCGAACAGCTCTCCAAGAAGTTTAAGCAATAGGTGCGTCCGCCACCCCAAGTGCCTGTTCAGCTGTTTTGAACGTCGGGCTGTGTTTCCGTTAAAATGCCTTTCATTATCTCTCCTCGAGTACAACCCGCCTCCGAGGCTGAAACGAACGAAGTATCGGAGCAGGTCTGACATAATCGCGGCGCTGTTGAGGGCCGCTTCGGGTCCCGGGGCGCGGAAGTCAAGGCTTGTCTTTTCGGCCTACTTGTCGGGCGCGCAGGTAAGGGAGTACATCCCTTTCCTCGAAGGACGCCAATTCCTGAGGAGAGATCCAAGCACCAACCTCTTTCGGCTGACGGACAAGGGCAAGCAAGCGCTTGACCTCTATGAGAAAATGGCAGAGGTGTTCCGGGACAATGCAGGAATCGGGTTCACCTCGGGGGTCGAGGGAATCGGAACGTCGCGAAGGACGGACTAGAGCCTGGCTCAACAGGGAACTTACACATTCCGCCACTCTCAGCCGGTGCCCGTTGGGAGCGTCCTCAACGGTTGTTTCTGGACGTACCTATAGTTCCTCATGCTCCCGTCTCTGAAGAGGGTGCCCTCCCTCACGAGGTCCACCAGGGTGTGCGCCACGGCCGTCCTGTCGTAGTGATACCCTCTCCTGCTCATCTCCTCGTGGACCTCGGACAGCGACCTGGGGGCCGCGAACCATCCCTCGCTCCAAATTGTGTTCAGTAGCCCTCTGCACGTCTCGAACCTCCTCTGGTCCGCCTTTGCGGGCTCCGGCTCGATCAGAGAAGGGCCCTTCGAGGACATTCCGGCAAGCACGCTCTCCACCGCCTGCTGAATCTTGCCCTCCGGGGAGGTGATCTCTACCTCCCAGGCTCCCCTCTTGAGCCTCACGGTCACGCTGGAAGGCTTCTGTTCGTCGCTCACTACGACTTCCCTGCTATTGCTATTGGCCAACATGCGCAATTCTTATTAATCTCTCGAGCCAACCTATTGGTGGCCAACATGACCAACAGTATTTTAAGCCTTCCCGACAGCGACCAGCCGGACCTCCTTACCTCCCTAGCGCAGGAGTTCAAGGAGGCCTTTGAGGAACTCTCGGGGCACGCCCAGAGCGAGCTCTCCGGCAAGCACTTCGTCTTCAGCCGATACGGGAAGGAACTGTATCCGTACTTCGAGTCGACGGACTCAGACCTTGCCCCTGGGTGCATAGTTCCCCTCAAAGAAGGGCGGCCGGTCGCGTCCGTCGACTCGACGTGCGTCCTCGTCGGTGAGACCCCGAAAGGCGCCCTCTATGCCGCGAGGACCGCGGTTGGTCTGTCCTTCGACGGCAAGCTCCGGAGGTTCTTCAGGCTGGGCCCGCTGCTGGTCTACGCTTCTCCCGACGGCTTGGAGGGGATACCAAGCGGGTCCTCATCGCCAGAGATGCAACTCCTCTTGTCCGACCACACGGTGGCAGAACGCGTGATCAGGAACCTGGTCGAGGAACGCGTGATCCGCGCAATAATGGAGGAGGGCGAAGAGGTGACCGTCCTCTCCGACGGTTCGCTGAAGCATCCCATGGGCGCGATCCATGCTTCTTCGGCCAGGAACTGGAGAGCAGGGAATACGCTTGTGGGCTTCTCAAAGTCAAGCGGCCTGATCTTCTCGGAACGCCTGGTCGGGGCCTTGTCAAAGTGCGAGACCCCATCTTACTATCTAGTCGACGGGGGTCCAATCGACAGCGTCCTGGCGAAGTTTTCCCCCCAGGGCCTGGTCTTCAGGCTGGACGTCCCGCGAAGAGGCGTAGCCCTCGAGAGGGTCCTTGGGAGCCTATTGTGGAACGACGCCTTCTCTTCGGGCTACCCGGAGTCGCTCAAGGTGGCCCATCACCTCTCCATCTTCTCGAAGGCGGACGACCAGGCCCTGAAGGCCTTCGTCATGCGGCGCTTCGGCCTCCGACAGGTTCCAGCGTTCCCGGTGAGGAGGATCGCGCTGGGAGGTTTCAGGGGAGGGGCCTAGCTCGAGGATACTCAAGAAAGAAGGAGGGGACATCCTGGTCGTCGCCTCGGCGAGAGAACAGGCGCGGGTCGGTGACTACCTGGTGGCTGCGGAAGCTCAGAGGAGCCTCGTCCTCCAGGTGTACGACGAGAGATATCTCGACGTGGAGGGGGTCGAGGAGGAGATTGCCCGAGAGGAGATCCTATCCGCGTCAGCCCCGGGCGTCACATCGGACCCGGCAGACCTGGCGACCATCTCGACCCTGATCAGGGACATGAGAATACTTCTTTGCAAGGCCCGCGGCACGATATCGAGAGGAAGGCTGACGCCAAGGGTCGACTGGATGCCGTCGAGGACGACGACGAGCGTCACAAGGCTCCTTGTGGAGGAGTTGACCTCCGCGCTCCCTCCGCTGGGGAGCAGGGAGATCAAGCTGGGAACGGTCGACGCGGAGTCCAGGTTCGCCATCTCGGCCGAAGCCCTTGACGGGAGGATAACCGTGATCACCGGGAGGAAGGAGTCTGGCAAGTCTCACCTGGCCAAGATGCTCCTGAGGGGGCTCCTCTCCCACGGAGCCTACTCGATAGTCTTCGACCTCAACGACGAATACGGCGCGATAGGACAGAGGCGCGACGGCTCGAGGACCTCGGAGAGCGGAAAGGTGAAAGTCGTCCGCCCTGGCCGCGAGCTCAGGTTCTCCCTCTCTACAGTGGGCCTCAGGTCCATCACCAACCTGCTTTCGCACTCCCTGGACATGCCAGGGACGTCACTCAGAGAGTTCGTGAAGATCTGGGAACAGCTGGACTCGCGGGACGAGCTCTCGCTTGTTACCCTCGAGGCCGCCATCCACCAGTGGAGGTGCAACGAGTTCGTGAGGGACGCTCTCTTCGCTAGGTTCCATACGCTCGCCTCCTGCGGGCTCTTCACCGACTCGGAATCGGCGAAGTTCGACCTCCAGGACTTCTTCAGCCTCAATCCCGAGGGAGGGTCCCTTGTCATCTCGCTGAGCGGTATCTCGCCGATGAACAGGAGGATGGTCGTGGAACTGATGCTCTCCAAGGTCGTCGAGCTGCTCGAGCACAGGAAGGTGCCCCCTGTCTTTCTCTTCGCCGAGGAGGCCCACCTCTACCTCAGGGAGACCTACTGGGAGGACCTCATAACGAGGATGCGCCACTTCGGGGTCTTCACCGTCTTCGTTACCAACCAACCAGACGCCATCGACCAGAAGATCTACAGGCAGGTGGACAACATCTTCCTGTACAGCTTCAGCAACGACGCCGACCTGGCGCTCGTCTCTCAGGCTTCGATGGCCGACGCGGACACTGTCAAGGCAATCGTCCGGACGCTCCCGCCCAGGATGTGCCTCCTGCTCGGCCATGCCGTCAGGCACCTTCCGGTAGTCGTGACCGTCGACCCGTTCGACTCCCCGGAGAGCGGGACGACCCGGAGGTTCTTCAAGGAACAGGTCGAGCTCCGTGCGTAGCCCCGGAGGGGCCTAAGCAGCTGCGTTCACGATGAGGGTCGAGTCAGCCATCACGGTCGCAGTGTCCCCTGGGGTCGTCTCGAATTGGACCTGGAACTGGCCTGCCGTGGCTCCGAACGCGACCATCGCTGTTCCGGCAAACTGACAGGCGCCCACCGACGCAATGCAGGTGGTCTGGGTGTTCGTGGTGGGCCCGAGCGAAGTGCTGGGGCCGCCCGTGCACTCCTCGCCTGCATGTCCCCCCGTCGAGAAGGACGGGTCGGAGTAGAACATGCCTCCACAGAAGAGGAACGTAGTACCCGAGGGGACGCCTATGGAAAAGAAGACTCCCTGACTCGCGCCGACGGACTGGTAGTAGCCGAGGTAGAGCTCAACCTCGTAGAAGGTGTTTGCCGACCCCGTGAAGGAAAGGCCCGCTATCGCAGTCCAGGTGGTGGCACTCGTCGACTGAGGCGTCCCAATGTGAAAGAACTGGCCACTTCCCTGACCCAGGCTGCCCCCGCTCGGCTGGTACCAGAAGACATTCCCCAGCGACGTGACCAGCCCGAGTTCCCTTCCCGGGACGGCTCCTCCCGAAACGATGGAGTTGAACTTCGAGAGGCAGGTGGCAGTCCCGGGCGTGCAGGTACCAGACGGCACCAGGGGCTGAAGGAGGACCCTCCCCCCGGCGGTCAGCGAGACTGGTGAGAAGACAGGGGTGGAGCCTTGGTTCAGGTTGTAGATCGTGCCGTTCTCGAACTTCATTATCATTGCGACTTCTGTCTCCGTGGCGGCTCCCGTATTGGTCGCAGAAAGGCTGGAGGGGCCGCCTCCGAAGTCTATCCCCTCTCGGGCGCGCTGCGAGTCCCTTTGCGCCGCCTGTCCCTGCGCCCGTGAAGACTGAGCCTGCAGGCCGGACAGGTAGGTCTGGGTTCCTATAGCCACGAGGAAGACCAGGGCCAGGAACAAGACTCCGAGGACGCTCGAGACTCCTCGCCTGCGTAAGACGAGAACCCTCATCCCGCCAACGCCGTTATTCTGAGGAAGGTCTGAGAAGCAGGTGTGCCTCCGACGATGACCGTGTAGGTCTTTCCTGCGGCAAACGCGCTCCCACTGAAGAGGGTCAGCTCGATGACCGCCGAGCCTCCGCTCCCGATCCCGAACGGGAGCTGCACGAGGCTTGGGTTGGACCCTCCAGCGGGGCAGTTGGTTGCGATGCTCGCTTGGGTCGCGGGGTTCCAGGCATAGTAACAGAACCCCAGGGCCGGCGAGGCGCCGGGGTTCAGGACATAGACCGATGTCAAGGGACCGGGTCCTGTGTTAGATACTGTGACCCGCTCGATGGCCACACCCGCGCCTTGCTCTATCTCCGCGTTTGAGATGGAGAGGCTGGGCCCCGAGATCACCGTCGGATAGTACGCCACCGCCCTGAATGCCGCAAAGGAGCCGCCGAGGGCAACCGACAGCAGGATGAAGGTCTGGAGGTAGGTCGAGACCCCTCTGTTGTTAGGTCGCAAACTGGACCTCGTCTCCGTTCGTGTCGACCAAGAGAACTGTCTGTCCTGAAGGATGGGCGCAGCTCCCCGAAGGCGTGAGCGTCAGGCTCAGAGTGCTCATTGCCCCTGGCAGGGACGCGGGGAACGAGCCGAAGTAGAGGGTCGAGTTCACCACCAGTTGCGTCGGCGTAAACTTCGCTGACCCGTAGTCGAAAATGGTGAGGCTGAGCACAGTGCCCTCGGGCGCGCCGCCGTAGAGCGGACAGCCCGCTTGAGAGGAGACCGTGTCAAAGAGATATGCGATCTGCGTCCCCGACGACTGCTGGTCGATCGAGGCGCCCACGGACCCGGAATTGGAGACGGCCCCGAACTGCCCCAAGGCCAGCCCGGTCAGGGTGGTGCCAAAGGTCAGAGTAAGCGACATCATCAGCAGCGCGGAATACAACTCGCTGACGCCCGGCCGTGTCACTTTGCGCGGGCTCGAGCACGAAAAAAGGGGGCAGAGAAGGGGCAGACTCCGGCCCCTCCTACTGCGAAATTATGGTCTGGATGATGGACTGCCCGTTGCTCAGGACTGTCAGCTGGTATGGCGAGCCTGTTGTCGCGGGGTTGGCAGCTCCTGCCCCCGAGGTGCTCGGGGAGACGGCGAAGGTGAGCTGTTGTCCCGGAGCGAGCGAGACTGCGGTCGAAGGCCCAGTCCACTTGAACGAGGTGACGGTCCCCGCGACGTTGCACGCATTCGGGGAGGAGGCGAAGGTCCAAGCCACGGCGGTCGATCCTGCGTAGCTGGTTGGGCTTGTCCCGGAGCAGCTCGTGCTGACTGTGGTGGTGATGGTGTTGGTTCCGATGGCGATCGTGAACCCGGTTCCCACCGACACGGTCGATGCGCCCGCATTCTTCAAGGTCAGGCTGAGGGTTGAGGTTCCGCCGGTCCCTGCCACGGTCCCGACGAGGGAGAAGGAAGTGAGCTGGAGCGACGGTGTGGAGGTCGCCGAGCCGATCAAGCCTGTCGCGGCCGAGGCTACTATCCCGCCGACCGCGAGGACCACGCCAACTATGATGAAGAGGTCCAAGGACTGGGAGATTCCTGAGCGTCTGTTGGTGATTTTCATCGGCCCTTGAGTTCTATGACCGATTTAACTCCCAAGGAGATGTAGGTCAGAGTCCGCCATGTAACAGCGCGGTCAAATTGATCGATGGCGCCAGCGCCGCGGCGGAAGCTGCTAAGATCACGTTTACCATTGCCCTGTTCGTGTTCTTCACAGTCAGGTCAGCAATCTTCGCGCCAACAATACCCAGAGCAGCCGCCGAGGTGACAATGAGGCCGTCGGCGATCTCCACTAGGCCGCCCAATCCGGCTGACGATTGCCCGGTATGCCCTGGCAGCCCCAGGAGGGGCGACTGAAACGACGAGAGGATCCCCCCCACGAAGGTCACCCCGAAGACAAGAAGCAGGGGTGTGAGGTATGAGAGCAGCAGGTACGGCTTCATCTCCGCTTCTGCGCTCCTCTTCATCTCGGTTACCTTGGTCGCATATTGCGTCAACTGGAAGAGAGTGTCGACCGTGCCTCCTCCTGAGTATCCCATCTTCGCAAGCACTGAGAAGACGACCCTGGACAGCCTGGTCCCTGGGTCGACGACCGCTTCGCTGAGAGGCACTCCTGCACGAAGTTGGGCCGCCACCGACCTGACGACGGAATCGAGGGCGCGGCCGTAGGATCCCTCGGAAGAGATGACTGCCAGCGACCTCCCTAGGTCGTATTCCTGACGCTTGTAGTCCATCAGGTCCTTCAAGAGCATGGGAAGCGAGCTGTCGACCTGCTTCATCCTTGCCAGTTGCTTCCTGACCGAGAGGCCGTAGAAGCCGAAGGAGACTGAAAGAGCGACCGCCAGGGCGAGCCAGCCAAGATGCAGGTACCACCCTCCTGCGGCCGCCGAGAAGAACAAGACCGTAGCCTCCATGGGCCTGCCTTCCAGAG containing:
- a CDS encoding type II secretion system F family protein — protein: MRPGVMKRVADWRRPVYEKLLVKAGREGYPASMAARAVSRSALSALVVVPAGIAGSLLIWVPIALCCLAPIVIFFVPEALLRDAAAQRRERVEAELPFFSILANVLGTAGVPLYSVFETLAKSDIFEAMRKEALVIRREVEVFGNNPTFAFEVVAAYHPSRKFGYYLLGYSSKVRSGGDAPAYLSGESGSLLRELEERWVRYSARVGVVGSLMVTIFGVIPLMLLVVGFFSPASSISVLTVFAFVGVPFLATALVFMTGRMQPVGDVPLEGRPMEATVLFFSAAAGGWYLHLGWLALAVALSVSFGFYGLSVRKQLARMKQVDSSLPMLLKDLMDYKRQEYDLGRSLAVISSEGSYGRALDSVVRSVAAQLRAGVPLSEAVVDPGTRLSRVVFSVLAKMGYSGGGTVDTLFQLTQYATKVTEMKRSAEAEMKPYLLLSYLTPLLLVFGVTFVGGILSSFQSPLLGLPGHTGQSSAGLGGLVEIADGLIVTSAAALGIVGAKIADLTVKNTNRAMVNVILAASAAALAPSINLTALLHGGL
- the glnA gene encoding type I glutamate--ammonia ligase, which translates into the protein MLTYKITEDGKFVKRSFTPSDVLEMVNKQDVKFVDLQFTDVPGRLRHVSIPSEMIHEKIFSEGVAKLDGSSVRGFVDIHESDMLLVPDASTYGMVPWIDESVRTARLICDVRSGYGAGRFSRDPRHVAQTAEAKIREAGFSDSLWGPEVEFFVFDSATWEANDPFSSGFKISSRESANEARGTNFPIRFKDGYYPAQPIDTLSDFRGVCVNYLREGFGVLCNAHHHEVATAGQCEIDMYRDELVTMADSAVTYKFVTKNVASKMGLIASTMPKPIFGDNAVGMHIHSSLWKGGRNAFFDPGDAYAEISQQARYYIGGIMEHSRALCAIVDPTTNSYHRLVPGYEAPVYIAWSKMNRSANVRIPAYEKGSEGAKRVEFRTPDPSCNPYLAFAAITAAGLDGMRKKTDPGDPVDEDIYKLTAEKRREMKVGELPGSLKEAVESLKSDSGFLEGIFPKDLVEVMMELEMEAYRAVSARPHPYEFYLYFDI
- a CDS encoding Lrp/AsnC family transcriptional regulator produces the protein MSTDELDLKIVRALMANARLSYRELAHELSVSPTTVISRVEKLQNLGVIRGYSANIDFEKLGYELTAVTEILVSKGKLLEMEREIAKLPGVCAVYDVTGEIDGIVVVKFKEREELSVFTKGLLTMPFVERANTHLVLTTVREDFRVKV
- a CDS encoding right-handed parallel beta-helix repeat-containing protein gives rise to the protein MSDDIGPCSGDGLKIGEDSTNVDCKGHSITGTQGYLSSGVNLSRYDGTTLRNCKIYSFWFGVYLDSSYNSLIGNTATNNFFGYFSGQRYFSNGSASSSSLSGNYFTSNKATFALGAGFEFLNGNGFVLSKNTADSNGIGFFLAGDYFTVTRNTASNGGEEGFFIIGSHNTFNGNLARLNVLNGYELWHASTNSLKNNLASNNAGNGFLLANADDNSLIKNSATSNGHSGLNLTNSMGNFLTKNTAKSNGVNGIAVLNSSSNAIVGNSATKNVFSGITLYTSHSNYLKGNTASKNLRSGITLAYSSTNNTLVKNSALGNSNHGFYFLYSASNIALTNVAKANGIDGFNMWFSNASSLGGNSAMKNVRQGFFFHFSSQSQVFGNTAKSNLDNGFWVEGLSIGNTFSANSADGDSTYGYLDTTSGAGSLGTANFYSIDECHGNLVAGSSPTGACTPQP
- a CDS encoding ATP-binding protein, with protein sequence MAAEAQRSLVLQVYDERYLDVEGVEEEIAREEILSASAPGVTSDPADLATISTLIRDMRILLCKARGTISRGRLTPRVDWMPSRTTTSVTRLLVEELTSALPPLGSREIKLGTVDAESRFAISAEALDGRITVITGRKESGKSHLAKMLLRGLLSHGAYSIVFDLNDEYGAIGQRRDGSRTSESGKVKVVRPGRELRFSLSTVGLRSITNLLSHSLDMPGTSLREFVKIWEQLDSRDELSLVTLEAAIHQWRCNEFVRDALFARFHTLASCGLFTDSESAKFDLQDFFSLNPEGGSLVISLSGISPMNRRMVVELMLSKVVELLEHRKVPPVFLFAEEAHLYLRETYWEDLITRMRHFGVFTVFVTNQPDAIDQKIYRQVDNIFLYSFSNDADLALVSQASMADADTVKAIVRTLPPRMCLLLGHAVRHLPVVVTVDPFDSPESGTTRRFFKEQVELRA